The following coding sequences lie in one Lolium perenne isolate Kyuss_39 chromosome 2, Kyuss_2.0, whole genome shotgun sequence genomic window:
- the LOC127335291 gene encoding BTB/POZ and TAZ domain-containing protein 2 has product MKVSMAICAGFESYRASPVDMRVVTSDGQSIAAHSYVLASSSPVLERTIDSARRGWGAECTIRVLGVSADAVHTFIHFLYCSKVTPEEEEVVGAHGAQLLALAHAYRVGWLKKAAEAAVSARLTPDSAVDMLKLARLCDAPRLYLQCARLAAKDFAAVEHSEGWRFARRHDAALKVELLKLVEDADQRKKRWTRERAAQEACRQLGEAMTTLEHIFPGSDGVACATDGCSCHGLQLLMRHFSTCTKKTAPGGCARCKRVLQLFRLHASVCDRTDQTCRVPLCRNFKGKTQDDKADKTWRLLVKKVTRAKVMSSLANRQVPEVVAASWARYNTRVAKLR; this is encoded by the exons ATGAAGGTATCAATGGCGATCTGCGCAGGTTTCGAATCTTACCGAGCGTCCCCGGTGGACATGCGGGTAGTCACGTCGGACGGACAGAGCATCGCCGCGCACTCCTACGTTCTT GCCTCCTCATCGCCGGTCCTGGAGCGGACGATCGACTCGGCACGGCGCGGGTGGGGCGCAGAGTGCACCATCCGCGTCCTCGGTGTCTCCGCTGACGCCGTCCACACCTTCATCCATTTCCTTTACTGCTCCAAGGtaacgccggaggaggaggaggtggtgggcgCGCACGGGGCGCAGCTGCTGGCGCTGGCGCACGCGTACCGGGTCGGGTGGCTGAAGAAGGCGGCGGAGGCCGCCGTGTCGGCGCGGCTCACGCCGGATAGCGCCGTGGACATGCTGAAACTGGCCAGGCTCTGCGACGCGCCGAGGCTGTACCTGCAGTGCGCACGGCTCGCGGCCAAAGACTTCGCCGCCGTCGAGCACTCCGAAGGCTGGCGATTCGCccgccgccacgacgccgcgcttaaggtcgagttgctcaagctagtGGAGGATGCGGACCAACGGAAGAAAAGGTGGACGCGCGAGAGGGCCGCGCAGGAGGCGTGCCGGCAGCTCGGCGAGGCCATGACCACGCTTGAGCACATATTCCCCGGCAGCGACGGCGTCGCCTGCGCGACGGATGGCTGCTCGTGCCATGGCCTGCAGCTCCTGATGCGTCACTTCTCGACGTGCACGAAGAAGACGGCGCCGGGAGGCTGCGCACGGTGCAAGCGCGTGCTGCAGCTCTTCCGCCTGCACGCCTCCGTCTGCGACCGGACGGACCAGACCTGCCGTGTGCCGCTCTGCAG gaatttcaaaggCAAGACACAAGATGACAAAGCGGACAAGACATGGCGGCTTCTCGTCAAGAAGGTCACTAGGGCGAAGGTGATGTCCTCCTTGGCCAATAGGCAGGTGCCGGAGGTCGTGGCCGCGTCATGGGCGCGGTACAACACAAGGGTAGCAAAATTGAGATGA
- the LOC139835763 gene encoding anthocyanidin 3-O-glucosyltransferase-like, with amino-acid sequence MLYFARALAAAAPDGTAISFLTIADSVAQLRKAGALLGNLRFVEVADGLPAPSGHMPMMPPPRRMELFMVAAEAGGIRDGLEGAQASGGDARVSCVVGDAFVWMAAEAVAATGAPWPSNCDS; translated from the exons ATGCTCTACTTCGCGCGCGCCCTCGCCGCCGCGGCGCCGGACGGGACGGCCATCTCGTTCCTCACCATCGCCGACTCCGTTGCGCAGCTCCGGAAagccggcgcgctcctgggcaACCTGCGTTTCGTGGAGGTCGCGGACGGGCTGCCAGCTCCGTCGGGGCATATGCCAATGATGCCCCCGCCTCGACGGATGGAGCTCTTCATGGTGGCGGCCGAGGCCGGTGGGATCAGGGACGGGCTCGAGGGAGCGCAAGCCTCCGGTGGCGACGCCAGGGTGAGCTGCGTCGTCGGGGACGCGTTCGTGTGGATGGCAGCCGAGGCGGTCGCCGCTACCGGCGCGCCGTGGCCC AGCAACTGTGACAGCTGA